From the genome of Salmo trutta unplaced genomic scaffold, fSalTru1.1, whole genome shotgun sequence:
CAAGACTTCCTATTCAGTAAATACAACACTTCCTAGTCAGTAAACACAAGACTTCCTATTCAGTAAATACAAGACTTCCTAGTCAGTAAATACAACACTTCCTAGTCAGTAAATACAACACTTCCTAGTCAGTAAATACAACACTTCCTAGTCAGTAAATACAACACTTCCTAGTCAGTAAATACAAGACTTCCTAGTCAGTAAATACAACACTTCCTAGTCAGTGAATACAACACTTCCTAGTCAGTAAATACAAGACTTCCTAGTCAGTGAATACAACACTTCCTAGTCAGTAAATACAACACTTCCTAGTCAGTAAATACAACACTTCCTAGTCAGTAAATACAACACTTCCTAGTCAGTAAATACAACACTTCCTAGTCAGTAAATACAAGACTTCCTAGTCAGTAAATACAACACTTCCTAGTCAGTAAATACAACACTTCCTAGTCAGTAAATACAACACTTCCTAGTCAGTAAATACAACACTTCCTAGTCAGTGAATACAACACTTCCTAGTCAGTAAATACATCAGTAAATAAAGACTGAAGAGCCAGTAATACGCTGGTTTAAGATGTACTGATATCAATATCTCTGCCTTGACTATCAACAACGACTAACAGCGAGCCTCTAGcaaccacagaagaagaagaagactccCTACGACTAACAGCATGTCTCTAAcaaccacagaagaagaagactcCCTACGACTAACAGCATGTCTCTAACAACCACAGAAGAAGACTCCCTACGACTAACAGCATGTCTCTAAcaaccacagaagaagaagactcCCTACGACTAACAGCATGTCCCTAACAACCACAGAAGAAGACTCCCTACGACTAACAGCATGTCTCTAACAACCACAGAAGAAGACTCCCTACACCAAACAAGGACACCTGACTCTTTACTGCTGTATGAGGTGTAGTTATAGAattcatgttgttgttgtcaatGGAATTCTATAGTGAGGTTAAAGCTACATAAACATAGCTAGATAAATAGAAAGAGTTATATATGGACATTGGCCTGTAAAGACGGCATAGCTAGATAAATAGAAAGAGTTATATATGGACATTGGCCTGTAAAGACGGTGCTGCATAAAAACACTATAAACTAGAAGAGATACGCGTGGAACTGAGAAAGAGCGACGCACCGATGATTTTCCCTGTCTTCCCATTTCCGATCGGGCAACAGACCAGACCACCCGTAGGGGGGTCCTGATCGGCGCCGGACACGTTCAGTGTCTCCTTGGAGACCAGCACCTGCAGGGCGTGGGTCAGGTCTATGTCTGAGAGGGTACAGTCTCTATGGAAACACAGAAATATAGTGATGCTACAGTCTCTATggaaacacagaaacatagtgatgctacagtctctatggaaacacagaaacatagtgatgctacagtctctatggaaacacagaaacatagtgatgctacagtctctatggaaacacagaaatatagtgatgctacagtctctatggaaacacagaaatatagtgatgctacagtctctatggaaacacagaaacatagtgatgctacagtctctatggaaacacagaaacatagtgatgctacagtctctatggaaacagaaatatagggatgcaacagtctctatggaaacacagaaacatagtgatgctacagtctctatggaaacacagaaatatagtgatgctacagtctctatggaaacacagaaacatagtgatgctacagtctctatggaaacacagaaacatagtgatgctacagtctctatggaaacacagaaacatagtGATGCTACAGTCTCTATGGAAACACAGAAATATACATTATTTACATTAACCATCAAACACAGAAAAATTGTCCACTGCTGATCAGTGCAAAGCCACCAGTCACAAATACGGTTGAGAAATTCaggtaactttccccaaattcccatgTTATCCAGAAGACttggttggaagattcctggaatcatGACGAAATAAGGTGCAAATTCGGGAATCCTCCAAACagtattttttgggggaaaaCCTGGGACTGTTACTGGTATTTTGCAACCTTTGTCCcaatttaaatatatttgtatatttgCTCGGATTATCTGCATGTTTTAGTACACCAAGACAGTCCCGGGTCAACTAAATCAAAACAATAACAGCAGTTATCTCTTAAACACGTGACTGTGGTCTATATAATGTGTTTATAAACTGAAACGAAACACGGCCGTTGATGtaaatgacacaacagtgataggagAGGGAAAAAAACCTTTCTAGAACCTTTGAAAGATCTGGAACTCTGACCCTTGTTCTTCTCCCTCCATATGGACCAGCCCAGAGAAGGAGTTCTAGAACACAACGGAACAATAGAACACGTCAACAAGGTTCTACGTTTATACAGTTCAGAACTTCCCATAGATCATTAGTAACAACACAGAGGGGTAGGAACGGAAGAAAGTCCCTCTGAGAACCAACTAAGAGGAAATCCTTGAATTAAAATGATACAATGGTAAAATAATTTCACTGGTTCCACCCCAGATTCCCCTCCATTTCCAGCCCTGTCCTGAGAGCACAACACTAGCCTGGTAAATACTGAATGAACGCTACGTTTAATATCTTTTTGAACTGCTTGTCAGTCTGGCCTCCAGCCGATAAATGGGGCATCGGGGCATAGGGCTAGGagttaggggctaggggttagcgTCTATGGGCATATGAGCTAgcggttaggagctaggggttaggagctaggggttaggagctaggggttaggagctaggggttaggagctaggggtaggtgctaggggttaggagctagtggttaggagctaggggttaggagctaggggttaggtgctagtggttaggagctaggggttaggagctagtggTTAGGAGCTAGTGGTTAGGAGCTAGTGGTTAGGAGCTAGTGGTTAGGAGCTAgtggttaggagctaggggttaggagctaggggttaggacCTAGGGGTAGgtgctaggggttaggagctgggggttaggagctaggggttaggagctaggggttaggtgctaggggttaggaactaggggttaggaactaggggttaggagctaggggttaggagctaggggttaggagctagggtcaCGGGGTCAGCAGAGTTGTCTTAGAATAGAAACAGTCATTTCTCTCAAACTGTAATAGGGAGACTGTCAATCATGAAGAACAGGATATGACATCGTGGTGGTGGTTACCTTGGGCCTGTCCCTGGCGATGAAAATGGTACAGTACTGAGCCCGTGCAAAAGGCAGGATGGTGGCGGCCATCTTGCCCAGGAGATTCTCCATCGACTTCTGTTCCTCGGACAGCAGTCTGGCCAGGGTCAACaacacctgatacacacacacacacacacacacacacacacacacacacacacacacacacacacgtgaaaagATAGAACACGATGGTTGATTGATGATCGATTGAtgattgatgattgattgattgattgatttctaGCTACCTGGCATCGGTTGGCTTCCTGTCTGGAACTCTCAAACAGCTGAACATTGTCCAGGACCAGCCCGAGCAGACCCATGTGACAGGCCAGGACCTATCACAGAGCAGATGCACACATTAACAGCCAATCACAGGCAGAGTCACTCATCAATAGCCAATCACTGGTCAGAGTCACTCAACAACAGCCAATCACTGGTCAGAGTCACTCATCAATAGCCAATCACTGGTCAGAGTCACTCAACAACAGCCAATCACTGGTCAGAGTCACTCATCAACAGCCAATCACTGGTCAGAGTCACTCATCAACTGCCAATCACTGGTCAGAGTCACTCATCAACAACCAATCACTGGTCAGAGTCACGCATAAACAGCCAATCACTGGTCAGAGTCACTCATCAACAGCCAATCACTGGATCACGCGCTACGACAAGCCAATCATACTAGAGGTTCATCCACTAACAGCCAATCATACTAGAGGTTCACCCACTAACAGCCAATCATACTAGAGGTTCACCCACTAACAGCCAATCATACCAGAGTTCATACTATTGTTAAACAGACACTGAAATGTCCACTCATAACTcacctcacagacagacagacagacagacagacagacagacagacagacagacagacagacagacagacagacagacagacagacagacagacagacagacagacagacagacagacagacagacagacagacagacagacagatagacagacagacagacagacagagacagagaccttcTCATCCTGGTCTGTGAACAGAGAACCCTGGACATCATCACTGATCCTCTTGTTCAGTACCAGAGCTGCTCCTAGAAcctagaggagggggaggagggagagagagaggagggggagaggggagagagaggggggagggagagagagagagagggggagaggagagagagggggggagggagagagagagaggggggagggagagggagaggagggggagaggagagagaaaggaggggggagaggagagagggagaggagggggagagtagagagcgagagagagagagagagagagagagagagaacgagagagagagagaaagagaggggggaagagaggggggaagagggagagagaggagagagggggagaggagagatgagagagaggagagagggggagaggagagagagaaaagagggagataaACAATGAGGTAAATTTGAACTAGTTTTAGAATGTCAGTTTACTTCCAGAAATGACAGAATTGGAACCTTGatgatgtcccaaatggcacacaatttgctatatagtatactacttctgtctagaatggtctgaggggaatagggtacactacttctgtctagaatggtctgaagggaatagggtacactacttctgtctagaatggtctgaagggaatagggtacactacttctgtctagaatggtctgaggggaatagggtacactacttctgtctagaatgaggggaatagggtacactacttctgtctagaatggtctgaagggaatagggtacactacttctgtctagaatggtctgaggggaatagggtacactacttctgtctagaatggtctgaagggaatagggtacactacttctgtctagaatggtctgaggggaatagggtacactacttctgtctagaatgaggggaatagggtacactacttctgtctagaatggtctgaggggaatagggtacactacttctgtctagaatggtctgaggggaatagggtacactacttctgtctagaatggtctgaggggaatagggtacactacttctgtctagaatgaggggaatagggtacactacttctgtctagaatggtctgaggggaatagggtacactacttctgtctagaatggttgaggggaatagggtacactacttctgtctagaatgaggggaatagggtacactacttctgtctagaatggtctgaggggaatagggtacactacttctgtctagaatggtctgaggggaatagggtacactactttTGTCTAGAATgaggggaatagggtacactacttctgtctagaatggtctgaggggaatagggtacactacttctgtctagaatggttgaggggaatagggtacactacttctgtctagaatgaggggaatagggtacactacttctgtctagaatggtctgaggggaatagggtacactacttctgtctagaatggtctgagggaatagggtacactacttctgtctagaatgaggggaatagggtacactacttctgtctagaatggtctgaggggaatagggtacactacttctgtctagaatggtctgaggggaatagggtacactacttctgtctagaatggtctgaggggaatagggtacactacttctgtctagaatggtctgaggggaatagggtacactacttctgtctagaatggtCTGAGGgggttagggtgccatttgggaggtctCCATGATGCCCACCTCCTGTCTGCTGTTCTTAATAGGGACACTGAGGACACTCTTGAGTTTGAACGCTGCCGTCTGGTCCTCGTCTGTGGTGAACCAggggtcctggaggagagacacaaCAAACGtatctgtattttatttattttaacatttatttagtaGATCGTCCACTCAGTAACGTttgtccgctcaccaaccaagaattcacaaaatgggacaaacaacaaattgagactgcatgcagaattctgcaaaaatatcctctgtgtacaacgttaaacaccaaataatgcatgcagagcagaattaggccgatacccgctaaagatcaaaatccagaaaataactattaaattctacaaccacctaaaaggaagcgattcccaaaccttccataacaaagccatcacctacagagagatgaacctggagaagagtcccctaagcaagctggtcctggggctctgttcacaaacacaaacagaccccacagagccccaggacagcaacacaattagacaccaaccaaatcatgagaaaacaaaaagataattacttgacacatttcaaagaattaacaaagaaacagagcaaactagaatgttatttgtccctaaacagagagagacacagcggcagaatacctgaccactgtgactgacccaaacttaaggaaagctttgactatgtacagactcagtgagcagagccttgctattgagaaaggccgccgtaggcagacctggctctcaagagaagacaggctatgtgcaacactgcccacaaaatgaggtggaaactgagctgcacttcctaacttcctgccaaatgtatgaccatattagagacacacatttccctcagattacacagatccacaaagaatttgaaaacaaacccaattttgataaactcccatatctactgggtgaaataccacagtgtgacatcacagcagcaagatttgtgacctgttgccacaagaaaaggtcaaccagtgaagaacaaacaccattgtaaatacaacccatatttatgtttatttattttccccttttTTGTACTTTATCTATttacacatcgttacaacactgtatatagacataatatgacatttgaaatgtcttcattattttgtaacttttgtaagtgtaaatgtttactgttcattttgtattgtttatttcactattTTATCTATTTCACTCCCACAcaaataaagcccattgaattgaattgaattgagagagaagtAGACATTATTCTTTACCTCATAGACATCTCCTGTCATGTTCATGGGCATCCCTGTGGCAACTACATATCCCAGGATGCCCTTCACCAGCTCCAGGTGGGCGTGGTTGCTGGAAGACTCTTCCCTCATGCAGCCGGGCGCCGTCAGGGAAACCACCTGGACCAGTCCCCTACATCCATCCTGGTCCTGGAGGAACAACAGaaagaatcaatcaatcaatgtaattCAATCAATatgtcaatcaatcaaccaactacTCAATGAATCAACCAACCAATCCTCAagccaatcaaccaaccaataaatcaatcaataaacCGGCCAATCAATAAACCAGCCAATCAATCAACCAGCCAATCAATCAATAaaccaataaatcaatcaataaacCGGCCAATCAATAAACCAGCCAATCAATCAACcagccaatcaatcaatcaataaaccgGCCAATCAATAAACcagccaatcaatcaatcaatcaaccagccaatcaatcaatcaataaaacggccaatcaatcaatcaaccaatcaatcaatcaataaaccgGCCAATCAATAAACCGGCCAATCAATAAACcagccaatcaatcaatcaatcaaccagccaatcaatcaatcaataaaccgGCCAATCAATAAACcagccaatcaatcaatcaatcaaccagccaatcaatcaatcaatcaaccagccaatcaatcaatcaataaaccgGCCAATCAATAAACcggccaatcaatcaatcaaccaatcaatcaatcaaccaatcaaccaatcaatcaatcaaccaatcaatcaatcaaccaatcaatcaatcaataaaccgGCCAATCAATCAATTAGTCAACCAGCCATAACGAGATAACAGCAGTAGTAACCTGtcggagcagagacagagagcagtgttCTGCCCACACCACCTCTATAGCATGTTGCAGGGCCCCCTGGCAGAGCTCCGCCACAGAGCCTATCCTCCCAGAGCCTCCGGCCAGTATCTTCATCATCCAGTCACAGCCATCACCTCGCCCACAGGGCTCACCTCGCCCACAGGGCTCACCTCGCCCACAAGGCTCACCTCGCCCACAAGGATCACCTCGCCCACAGGATCTAGTCCTCCTTGGAGAGCGGGGTGAAGAGCGGGGTGAAGAGCGGGGTGAGGGGGGACAGCGGAGGGAGCGAGAAGAAACAGGGGAGTGGGGGGAGCGAGGGGTACGGGGGGAGCAACTGCCCGCCCTCTCGAGGGTGCGGGGGTCCCCCCACTGGGGGGTGGAAAGGGTAGAGGTCTGGTGAGGAGGGGGTTGGGgcagggaggggatggaggaggagatccGGAGGGTGGGGCTGGACAGGGGGAAGGAGTCCCGGCCGCGGCCCAGGAGGAGCATGCTGGAGCTGGGGTCGGACGGAGACCTGCTGGGCCCTCTGGAGGTCTGAAGAGAAGGTAGGGTCTCCACGAACATGCCTCCCACCatctccctgacacacacacacacacacacacacacacacacacacacacacacacacacacacacacacacacacacagcgtatcTTAATGCCAGCACTACATAGCTGATTCCATGGATCACCTCAATATCAAACCTTTaagtagtggaatcaggtgtgtagttcAAGGGCAAAAAGACCAGGATGTAGAAACactgccctatatagagcactattttgaccaggatgaagaaacactgccctatatagagcactattttAACCAGGATGTAGAAACactgccctatatagagcactattttgaccaggatgaagaaacactgccctatatagagcactattttgaccaggatgtagaaacactgccctatatagagcactattttgaccaggatgtagaaacactgccctatatagtgcactattttgaccaggatgtagaaacactgccctatatagtgcactattttgaccagtatgaagaaacactgccctatatagtgcactatttagaccaggatgaagaaacactgccctatatagagcactattttgaccaggatGTAGAAACACTGCCCTACTGTATGTAGAgcactattttgaccaggatgtagaaacactgccctatttagagcactattttgaccaggatgtagaaacactgccctatatagtgcactatttagaccaggatgaagaaacactgccctatatagagcactattttgaccaggatGTAGAAACACTGCCCTACTGTATGTAGAgcactattttgaccaggatgtagaaacactgccctatttagagcactattttgaccaggatgtagaaacactgccctatatagtgcactattttgaccaggatgaagaaacactgccctatatagtgcactattttgaccaggatGTGGGAACActgccctactgtatatagtgcaccatTTTGACCAGGATGAAAAAACactgccctatatagagcactattttgaccaggatgtagaaacactgccctatatacagcactattttgaccaggatgaagaaacactgccctactgtatatagagcactattttgaccaggatgtagaaacactgccctactgtatatagagcactattttgaccaggatgaagaaacactgccctatatagtgcactattttgaccaggatgaagaaacactgccctatatagagcactatttAGACCAGGATGTAGAAACactgccctatatagagcactattttAACCAGGATGTAGAAACactgccctatatagagcactattttgaccaggatgaagaaacactgccctatatagagcactattttgaccaggatgtagaaacactgccctatatagtgcactattttgaccaggatgaagaaacactgccctatatagtgcactatttagaccaggatgaagaaacactgccctatatagagcactattttgaccaggatGTAGAAACACTGCCCTACTGTATGTAGAgcactattttgaccaggatgtagaaacactgccctatttagagcactattttgaccaggatGTAGGAACActgccctactgtatatagtgcaccatTTTGACCAGGATGAAAAAACactgccctatatagagcactattttgaccaggatgtagaaacactgccctatatacagcactattttgaccaggatgtagaaacactgccctatatagtgcactattttgaccaggatgaagaaacactgccctatatagtgcactattttgaccaggatGTAGGAACActgccctactgtatatagtgcaccatTTTGACCAGGATGAAAAAACACTGCCCTATATAGAGCATTATTTTGACCAGGATGTAGAAACACTGCCCTATATACAgcactattttgaccaggatgaagaaacactgccctatatagagcactattttgaccaggatgaagaaacactgccctactgtatatagtgcactattttgaccaggatgtagaaacactgccctatatagtgcactattttgaccaggatgaagaaacactgccctactgtatatagagca
Proteins encoded in this window:
- the LOC115184400 gene encoding cGMP-specific 3',5'-cyclic phosphodiesterase-like, with the protein product MREESSSNHAHLELVKGILGYVVATGMPMNMTGDVYEDPWFTTDEDQTAAFKLKSVLSVPIKNSRQEVLGAALVLNKRISDDVQGSLFTDQDEKVLACHMGLLGLVLDNVQLFESSRQEANRCQVLLTLARLLSEEQKSMENLLGKMAATILPFARAQYCTIFIARDRPKNSFSGLVHMEGEEQGSEFQIFQRF